ATCTCATCATCTAAAATCTTAGGTGCACTTAAACCCAAAAACATATCAGCATCTTTTAAAGCTTCTCTTAAAGTGCTATCTTTGGTATCGCTTACAAATTCTAGTTTATATTTATTCAAATCATTTCTTTGAGTGTTTATTACACTTTTGCTATCTACTAAAACTATATTTTTTACACCTAAATTTCTATACATTCTAGCACTTGCAATACCTGCTGCACCTGCTCCACTTACTACAACTTTAATATCTTCAAATTTTTTACCACTAATTTCCATAGCATTCATTAATCCTGCTGTAGAAATAATAGCCGTTCCATGCTGATCATCATGCATTACAGGAATTCCAAGATCTTGCAAAGCAGCTTCTATTTCAAAACACTTTGGTGCGGCAATATCTTCAAGATTGATTCCACCAAAAGTTGGAGCTATAGCCTTGCAAAAATTTACGATTTCATCCACACTATGTGCGTTTATCTCTAAATCATAAGCACTTACATTAGCAAATTTTTTAAACAAGCAAGCTTTTCCTTCCATTACTGGTTTGCTTGCACTTGCTCCTATATTTCCAAGTCCTAAAACCGCACTACCATCGCTTACTATAGCCACTAAATTTGCTTTATTAGTGTATTTATATGCTAAAGTCTCATCTTTTGCTATTTCAATGCAAGGTTCAGCAACCCCTGGAGAATAAGCCAAAGATAAATCATGGGCACTATCCATAGGCTTTCTAGCTATGATATCTACTTTACCACCTAAGTGATATTCTAAAGCTTCTTCTTTTAAATTCATTTCTTCCCCTTTGTGTAATTTAGTAAATTTTCTATCCTAAGCTTGGCCTTTTGCACTCCTAAAAATTCTAATACTTCAAATATACTAGGACTTACTGAGCTTCCTGTGAGTGCAATGCGTATGGCTTGGGCTAGATCTTTTAATTTAAGGTCATTTTCTTCTAAAAATTGCTTAGTTAATTCTTCGAATTCACAAGCACTTTTTTGCTCGTTTAAAACCTTAGCGTATTTTTCCAAACAAGCTAAATTTGTTTCATTAAGAAATTTATCTATAGCCTTTTGATCGTATTCTTTTGGTTCATTTAGTAACACTTTAGCCCCGCTAATAATATCATGCAAGGTTTTAGCTCTTTCTCTTAGCATATCTAATAAAAATCCTGCTTTTTCATATTGTCCCAAATCAAAGCCAAGTTCTTTTAATTGTCTGTTGATTTCTTCAAAAGGCAAGGTTTTAATATAATGGGCATTAAGCCATTCTAATTTTTTAAAATTATAACAAGAAGCACTTTTGTTAATATGATTTGGATCAAAAAGTTCTTGCATTTTTTCTAAAGAAAAAACCTCATCATCACCATGGCTCCAACCAAGTCTTACTAAAAAATTTAACAAAGCTTGTGGTAAAATTCCCATGTTTTTGTATTCCATAACATCAGTTGCCCCGTGGCGCTTAGAAAGTTTTTTGCCATCTTCACCATGTATCATAGCCAAATGGTAAAATTTAGGAATTTCAAAGCCCAATGCCTCATAAAGCACAATTTGCTTAGGTGTATTTGAAAGATGATCATCTCCTCTTATAACATCACTCACGCCCATTAACGCATCATCAATTACAACGGTTAAATTATAAATTGGGCTACCATCGCTTCTTGCGATTATAAAATCATCTAAAATATCTTCAGCTTTAAAGCTTACCTCACCTTTAACCCCATCAATAAATTTAATCTCACCACTTTGTGGGGCTTTAATACGCACCACAGGCTCAATGCCACTTGGCGGAGTTCCTTTAAAATCCCTATATCTTCCATCATATTTTGGGCGTTCTTTGGCCGCTTCTTGCTTAGCTCTTAACTCATCAAGCTCTTCTTTGCTCATATAACAATAATAAGCTTTGCCCTCATCTAATAACTTTTGAATGTATTTTTTATAAATATCAAATCTTTGGGATTGATATTCAATAACCCCATCATAATCAAGCCCGCACCACTTAAAAGCCTCTATAATAGCTTGCGTTGCTTCTTGTGAATTTCTTTTTAAGTCCGTATCTTCAATACGCAATAAAAACTTACCCTTATTTTTTCTTGCATAAAGATAATTATATAAAGCAGTTCTTAAGCCACCAATGTGCAAATATCCTGTCGGAGAGGGAGCAAAACGCGTAGTAATTTCTTGCATATTTTTACCTTTTTTAAATTTTTATTGTTATAATGCGATATTTACACTTAAATAAAGGTTTGATTATGAAAAAAATTTTTATATCTTGTTGTTTTATTGCTAGCATTTTATATGCACAAACCATAGGAGGAGTTGCTATGGTGGTTGAAGGTGAGCCTATTACACTTTATGATATAGAACAAACCATGAAGCAGTTAAATACTAATGATAAACAAAAGGCTATCACATTTTTAGTCGATGAAAAAATTCAACAAAATGAGGTAAAAAAATTAGGCATTTATGTAAGCACTTTTGAGCTTAATGAAAAACTAGCTCAAATTGCAAAAGGTAATAAAACAGACATTAATGGCTTACAAGCAAAAATGGAAAAAGATAAATTAAATTTTGAAACATTTAAAAATCAAGTTAAAAGAGATCTTGAAAAAGAAAAGTTATATAGAAGTATTATGCAAAATACAAAAGTAAATATAGATGATGAGACATTAAAATATTTCTATGAAAGCAATATAGATAAATTTAGTACTTTTTCTAATATAGATTT
The genomic region above belongs to Campylobacter peloridis LMG 23910 and contains:
- a CDS encoding malate oxidoreductase; this encodes MNLKEEALEYHLGGKVDIIARKPMDSAHDLSLAYSPGVAEPCIEIAKDETLAYKYTNKANLVAIVSDGSAVLGLGNIGASASKPVMEGKACLFKKFANVSAYDLEINAHSVDEIVNFCKAIAPTFGGINLEDIAAPKCFEIEAALQDLGIPVMHDDQHGTAIISTAGLMNAMEISGKKFEDIKVVVSGAGAAGIASARMYRNLGVKNIVLVDSKSVINTQRNDLNKYKLEFVSDTKDSTLREALKDADMFLGLSAPKILDDEMILSMAKDPVIFALANPVPEVMPEDVKRVRSDAIVGTGRSDYPNQINNVLGFPFIFRGALDVRATKITENMKVAAAKALADLAKLPVSDEVKQAYGVEELKFGRDYVIPKPFDSRVKAVVSAAVAKAAVEDGVALIKEFDYQKYLSSLQ
- the gltX gene encoding glutamate--tRNA ligase yields the protein MQEITTRFAPSPTGYLHIGGLRTALYNYLYARKNKGKFLLRIEDTDLKRNSQEATQAIIEAFKWCGLDYDGVIEYQSQRFDIYKKYIQKLLDEGKAYYCYMSKEELDELRAKQEAAKERPKYDGRYRDFKGTPPSGIEPVVRIKAPQSGEIKFIDGVKGEVSFKAEDILDDFIIARSDGSPIYNLTVVIDDALMGVSDVIRGDDHLSNTPKQIVLYEALGFEIPKFYHLAMIHGEDGKKLSKRHGATDVMEYKNMGILPQALLNFLVRLGWSHGDDEVFSLEKMQELFDPNHINKSASCYNFKKLEWLNAHYIKTLPFEEINRQLKELGFDLGQYEKAGFLLDMLRERAKTLHDIISGAKVLLNEPKEYDQKAIDKFLNETNLACLEKYAKVLNEQKSACEFEELTKQFLEENDLKLKDLAQAIRIALTGSSVSPSIFEVLEFLGVQKAKLRIENLLNYTKGKK
- a CDS encoding SurA domain-containing protein, whose amino-acid sequence is MKKIFISCCFIASILYAQTIGGVAMVVEGEPITLYDIEQTMKQLNTNDKQKAITFLVDEKIQQNEVKKLGIYVSTFELNEKLAQIAKGNKTDINGLQAKMEKDKLNFETFKNQVKRDLEKEKLYRSIMQNTKVNIDDETLKYFYESNIDKFSTFSNIDLVVYNSTEPELLQKITQNPMFKNSQIKSKAISLNASNIDPRLLALLNNTKIGEFTPVLNGENAYIVYFVKEKYGKNPIDFNLIKDQVANVYTINQKEQALKNYLDKIRANAHIEELR